The region TTAGTTTGTGGGTGACAGAAAAATTAGGAGAGTTGCAGATTGTGACGagaattgccagaggatacagtcGGATATATATAGGCTAGaaacttgggtggagaaatggcaggtagagtttaatccagacaaatatgagtTGATGCATTTAGGGAGATCTAATGCAAGAGGGAAGTATGCAGTAATTACTAAGGGAGATAGGTTTAAAATAAAAGgggataagtttaaaggagatgagagaaGCAATAAATGTTCGTCAAGCaagtggcacccacatcccaagaaagacatttttaaaaagaaattatgtTAAACTTGTGTCAGAAACTGgtttggcctcagctggagtactgtgttcatcTGTGGACATTATACTTTAAGAAGGATATAAAGGGTTTGAAAGCATGTCGAAAATGTGCACAGGAGTAGTTCCCACAATGAGGAACTTCAGATACATGAATAGATGGGTGAAGCCGAGCTGTTCTCCCTGTGggagaaagttgagaggagatttgattgaggtgttcaaaatcaagaGGGGTCTGGACAGTTTGTAAAATTCTGCTACCATTGATCAAAAACCAGAGAGAGATATTTCAGGTAATTGGTAGCAGTAGCAATGGCAATATGAGGagaaacaatttgtttttgttaagagtggtttggatttggaatacactgtcCACAAATGTGAAGGAACCAGTTACAATGGTGATTTTAAAAGAGAATTGGGTAATTTTCAGAACGGAAAGAATTGCAGGGCTGGAGGGAAATAGTGGTGGGGAGGAACTTGGTGAGTAGTTCTTGCTGAACTAACAGACCTTCTCTGTCCTGTAAATATTCAATGAAAATATCATGTTCTTTACATCTGTTTAGAAtttttcttgaaatatttaaacTGAAATTTATAGCAATGCAAGTTATGTTATGACAGTTCTATTCTCTTATTTCAGTAGTAACAAACAGCACAGCAGCTTGGCAAATGTCCATTTTATTCATGTAAAATGTGATACAGGAaacctcatttaaaaaaaagacagagctGCCTGAACATTGCTAGCCGAAGACTGAGAGAATTACTTTGAGATCTTGCAGTTTTTGGTTCAAAACACAGTCTCTATGGCCATTGACAATCATTAAAACAATCATGCAGATTAGAATGACATGCAGCAGCTTCAGAACGGATGCTTTCTCACCTGCAATAGCAAAGTGGAGTCAGTGACAGGACAAGAACAGAGTCAGTGGCAAGGCGAAGGGTCAGATGGGGAGAGGTAGTAACTGGTATGTCTCACTAGTCAGTGAAGCAACGATTGAACATAACCTCGGCATGCACTTTCCAGACTGGCGTCGACAGTATGGGCTTAATATAAAAGCTGCAATGCGTGGAGAAATAATGCACCAAAACTAGGCACTGCCTCATTGACAAGGAGCAAGCTGTAATTTGTTCTGCCTAATCTAGGACCAGTATTGACTACCACATCAAGAGCTGTCACAGATTATAAAATGTCTTCTTGTCAGTCACATGGAGCACCTCCTGGAATTGGGATGCTATTCGGTTGAAGTGAGAACCTTCCCAGAACACTTTGCCACATGAAACGCAGCAGTAAAACATGTCAACCTTGTCCAGGATCCCAGGTGGAACGGTCTCCACCTGCAAACCTGCACCACTCGTAAACTTCAGTGTCTTCAAGTCAAGTCGAGACCTATCTGCCCAAAGACAGCGGGGATTGTATGAGCATCTGCCTGCCTGACCCGAGCAGTTGCTAGTGTCTGTCTGTGGAGATACCACAGCTTGGTCCACACTGGAGGAGCTTCTCATTGCAGTTGGAAGATCTGGAAAAGAAAGGGCACACAAAACAAAGGGAAACAATTTGAAGGTGGAGATTCTCAAACATTAGCACTAATCGACACAAGAACCTCACACACACTTCAGTATCTTTCAGTTCAAAGATGGCCTATTAATGACTCAAactaaacagatttttaattgtatACGTGCTCCCCTTGGAATGCCGCAGTTACTTTACACATATCTGCACCAGCCTGCATCTGCTATCACCCTGTTCTGTGCTTCAGAAAGAGGACAGTTTCTTTCCTGTGGACCTGGATCCGGTGCAGTTCATGGACTGGGTATTGAGATGACCTCAGTCAGGTCAATGTTTGAGGTACTATGTAAGAAACAATTTGAAATGTCAACTCAAATGTTTCTctctcatcagatgctgccattCCTGAATTTCTTtcgcattttctgttttgatttcaaatcCCCAGCATTTTTCTTCTAACGGAGGCACCAGAACCCTTGGATCAGACAAGCTAGGGTGTCTTTCCTTGATCATTGCTCGGTGACCCCATGTTACAACACTGGGTAAACCCCGCCCCTGCCTCCACCCCCTGCTGATTTAAACCCACAACACAGAAATGAATTAACCCATGCTGAAATCTGTTGacattcaagaggcaaagaactatcccaaaagtcactattaaaggtaaaaattaattttactttttaaagtctaacagagaataattaactaataactacttacaactcatttatctaaacctatcttttaccttcccctctacaatagtGGTCCGATTAAATATCCCAATTACATTTTACcaaaaaaataacatttcaaaaccagtcagcttgccAAGTATCCTCTGTATTTGCCTCTGTCCTCTTTTCTTCCTGTTAGGGATTCTGTTTCATAGGTCAtcgatagataaaggtacctttaagagagcagatATTTCTATAGGCAGTCTCTCTATTGTTGTTggtgcttggcagttctctttgctgctctggctaactgttccaaaatgtctcatatttataccccaaagcatcagatctactctcttaaaggtacattactcctacatcttcataacaacaaGGTATCAGCACAAGTACACAGAGTGTTTTCAATAGCTTTCTATTCcaacatttggttcattaataacTACAGAGAAAGATTTAGATCTCAAATTAGATTTTTGTAAAA is a window of Chiloscyllium plagiosum isolate BGI_BamShark_2017 chromosome 30, ASM401019v2, whole genome shotgun sequence DNA encoding:
- the LOC122564591 gene encoding exonuclease mut-7 homolog, with translation MERSLLNKRIARKDNRFILTCGLPYHALRSQVAEGRCLSLNCSEKAKDQAITVLKHFNVQITPTDIFSRCQVCNGAEYLKLPVEEMRQAIQSKAGSGRAEYTDLPTAMRSSSSVDQAVVSPQTDTSNCSGQAGRCSYNPRCLWADRSRLDLKTLKFTSGAGLQVETVPPGILDKVDMFYCCVSCGKVFWEGSHFNRIASQFQEVLHVTDKKTFYNL